From Cellulophaga lytica DSM 7489, a single genomic window includes:
- a CDS encoding ATP-binding protein: protein MITDKDIKSIAASGEGYNAEFKVSAPANVRKLTEEICAFANASGGVLLIGVDDNNVIQGATIDNAKRSAIHNSIGEISPAINCDVYAVDVDGSEIWVIEIPSGTQKPYVLSGAIYVRNGPNSQKVTTVEEMRDFFQQADRIYFDETPCPAFDIATGIHADNLNEFKAEANLSNAVPNEQIFKNLKLQDQNNAFKNGAVLFFGKEPQQYIDTALIRCVAFDGKDKRYIVDDKKFTGPLYVQYKDAIQWLKNKLDVRYEIEGSTGPREEIWEIPQTAFKEAIVNALAHRDYYDRGATITIELFDDRVEIANPGGLVSAVSSKDFGKRSHSRNPLVFGLFARMRMVEQIGSGIGRIKDLMKENDLQPPHFSFDGMFTVTLTRPFDFEKWIARWEKHLTDNRLEILRAVNENSKVTIGELASKIGISDTAIGKNMDVLKELGLLDREGTKGGNWKLLHILPENDDGVGKSG, encoded by the coding sequence ATGATCACAGACAAAGACATAAAAAGTATTGCAGCTTCTGGAGAAGGTTACAATGCAGAGTTTAAAGTAAGCGCTCCTGCCAATGTGAGAAAGCTTACAGAAGAAATTTGTGCTTTTGCAAATGCCTCTGGTGGCGTTCTACTTATAGGAGTAGATGATAATAATGTGATACAAGGCGCTACTATAGATAACGCAAAACGCTCTGCTATTCATAATTCAATTGGTGAGATTTCGCCTGCTATAAACTGTGACGTTTATGCGGTTGATGTAGATGGTAGTGAGATTTGGGTTATAGAGATCCCTTCTGGAACACAAAAACCTTACGTGTTAAGTGGAGCTATTTACGTGCGTAATGGCCCTAATTCACAAAAAGTAACTACTGTCGAAGAGATGCGTGACTTCTTTCAGCAAGCAGATCGCATCTATTTTGATGAAACACCGTGTCCAGCTTTTGACATTGCGACAGGTATTCACGCAGATAATTTAAACGAGTTTAAAGCAGAAGCAAATTTATCAAATGCAGTTCCTAACGAGCAGATTTTTAAAAACCTAAAATTACAAGACCAAAACAATGCTTTTAAAAATGGAGCGGTGTTGTTTTTTGGTAAAGAACCACAACAATATATTGATACTGCTTTGATACGTTGCGTTGCTTTTGATGGTAAGGATAAACGATATATTGTAGATGATAAAAAGTTTACAGGACCATTATATGTACAGTACAAAGATGCAATACAATGGTTAAAGAATAAATTAGATGTTCGCTATGAAATAGAAGGTTCTACAGGACCACGCGAGGAAATTTGGGAAATACCGCAAACCGCATTTAAGGAAGCTATAGTTAATGCACTTGCTCATAGAGATTACTATGACAGAGGTGCTACCATTACGATAGAGCTTTTTGATGATCGTGTTGAGATTGCCAATCCAGGTGGACTAGTAAGTGCGGTTTCTTCAAAAGATTTTGGTAAACGTAGCCACAGTCGTAACCCATTAGTATTTGGGCTTTTTGCTCGTATGCGTATGGTAGAGCAAATAGGTTCTGGTATAGGTCGTATTAAAGACCTTATGAAAGAGAACGATTTACAACCACCACATTTTTCTTTTGATGGAATGTTTACGGTAACACTTACAAGACCTTTTGATTTTGAAAAATGGATAGCCCGATGGGAAAAGCATCTTACAGATAATCGATTAGAAATTTTACGAGCCGTCAATGAAAATAGTAAAGTTACTATAGGAGAGCTGGCGAGTAAAATTGGTATAAGTGATACGGCTATTGGGAAGAATATGGATGTCCTTAAAGAATTAGGACTTTTAGATAGAGAAGGCACTAAAGGTGGTAATTGGAAATTACTACATATTCTACCTGAAAATGATGATGGAGTTGGTAAATCAGGTTAG